In Candidatus Desulfofervidus auxilii, one genomic interval encodes:
- a CDS encoding glycosyltransferase: MGKLEFYADIVGHDVIDHLYQLSSLLKNIKVIHVNSTRKGGGVAEILEKLVPLSQELGIDTKWEVITGNERFFHCTKSMHNALQGNPLDIPNGLLKVYEETNAQNAEKLCPALEEADVVFIHDPQPAPLLKFCPKRKGKWVWRCHIDISRPYRPVWKYLRDFIKDYDASIFHLADFAQPLPHPLYLIPPSIDPLSEKNKELEEEKVHSIYEKFNINPELPTIVQVSRFDRFKDPLGVIRAYRLAKEFIPSLQLILAGGGAADDPETEIVLAEVKEVASGDPNIHVLFLPPGSDRIINAIQRGADIILQKSIREGFGLTVTEGMWKGKPVIGGNTGGIRLQVINHHTGFLVNTPEGAALRIHYLFHYRDQLQTMGKKAREFVRRNFLITRHLRDYLTFMVSIIYNVEERIELG, translated from the coding sequence ATGGGAAAGCTTGAGTTTTATGCCGATATTGTTGGTCATGACGTTATAGACCATCTTTATCAATTATCTAGTTTGTTAAAGAATATCAAGGTCATCCATGTCAACTCTACCCGCAAAGGAGGAGGAGTTGCAGAAATTCTGGAAAAATTAGTTCCCCTTAGCCAAGAATTGGGAATTGATACCAAGTGGGAAGTGATAACTGGGAATGAAAGATTCTTCCATTGCACAAAAAGTATGCATAATGCCCTTCAGGGGAACCCGTTAGACATTCCAAATGGGCTTTTAAAGGTATACGAAGAAACAAATGCCCAAAATGCAGAAAAACTATGTCCAGCACTTGAAGAAGCAGATGTAGTATTTATTCACGACCCCCAACCTGCTCCTTTATTAAAATTTTGTCCCAAACGCAAGGGTAAATGGGTGTGGCGTTGTCATATAGATATTAGTCGTCCTTATCGGCCTGTATGGAAATATCTTAGGGATTTCATTAAAGACTATGATGCCAGTATTTTCCATCTTGCAGATTTTGCTCAGCCATTGCCACATCCTTTATATCTTATTCCTCCAAGTATTGACCCGCTAAGTGAGAAAAATAAGGAGCTAGAAGAGGAAAAAGTCCATTCTATTTACGAGAAATTTAACATAAATCCTGAATTGCCCACTATTGTTCAAGTTTCTCGCTTTGATCGCTTTAAAGATCCTCTAGGAGTAATTCGGGCTTATAGACTGGCAAAGGAGTTTATTCCATCCTTACAGTTGATACTTGCTGGAGGGGGAGCGGCAGATGACCCAGAAACTGAGATTGTCTTAGCAGAAGTAAAAGAGGTAGCAAGTGGGGATCCAAATATTCATGTTTTATTTTTGCCTCCAGGGTCTGACCGCATTATAAATGCTATTCAACGAGGGGCTGATATTATTTTACAAAAATCTATTCGTGAGGGTTTTGGTCTTACTGTGACCGAAGGCATGTGGAAGGGCAAACCAGTTATTGGTGGTAATACAGGTGGGATTAGACTTCAAGTGATTAACCATCATACAGGTTTCTTAGTGAATACTCCAGAAGGAGCCGCCTTGCGTATTCATTATCTTTTTCACTATCGTGATCAGCTTCAAACCATGGGGAAAAAAGCAAGAGAATTTGTTAGGAGAAATTTCCTCATAACCCGACATTTAAGAGATTATCTTACTTTTATGGTGAGTATTATCTATAATGTAGAAGAACGTATTGAGTTAGGATAA
- the recG gene encoding ATP-dependent DNA helicase RecG, whose amino-acid sequence MRDNHYHSNYNTLLRPFLLAQKNNYAALNKIKFLETFVNTLTQKLVPSSAPWQQEILKHLNQVIRGFDHAPDKEKRKKIEKAISLIQYLIHPSPQWEILLSSLENIPLLTPKWRKIFKKKGIFTLEDLLYFLPTHYEDHRHFKYIKDIQPNQTVVVRGKIIVSGVLPVKQGRRKLYKVVISDGTGQLAGVWFNYQLKYMQAEFKPGREVTFSGLVRHYGWEKVIHHPDVSWDREIKLEIVPVYPEIDGIYPKQTRNLMQRIILKYVHFLGCPLPLSLRQRYKLSPLWEAVFHLHHPPANVSVRELNQDTSPYHRTLKFIDFFCLELGLAIKRKAYSQKQGISLKPSYLYIEPFLKSLPFILTNGQKRVFEEIKQNMASSRPMHRLLQGDVGSGKTILALLATLIAIESGYQVAIMAPTEILAEQHFENAQRLLKNLPIKLALLTSQLKSKEKQAIYEGILKGRYQLVIGTHALIQEGVEFQRLGLVIIDEQHRFGVAQRATLVAKGVTPDVLVMTATPIPRTLAMTLYGDLDISILDEMPPGRKPVETMHFWEKDREQVYRFLEEKLREGVQVYIVYPLIEESEILELKAATTMYETLKKRFSQYKLALLHGRMKAEEKQEIMTLFRTGSIDILVATTVIEVGVDVPQASVMVIEHAERFGLAQLHQLRGRVGRGTDQAYCLLLTPEKITSLAKQRLKAIIETNDGFKIAEADLRLRGPGEILGTKQAGFPELRFADMIKDIEILKQAREAAFHIIATDPELQSSEYKYLASYLRHYWGEKLKLGMVG is encoded by the coding sequence ATTAGAGACAACCATTACCACTCCAATTATAATACCCTTTTACGTCCCTTTTTACTGGCCCAAAAAAATAATTATGCGGCCTTAAATAAAATTAAGTTCTTAGAAACCTTTGTGAATACTTTAACCCAAAAACTTGTTCCTTCCTCTGCCCCCTGGCAACAAGAAATTTTGAAGCACTTAAATCAGGTTATCCGGGGTTTTGACCATGCTCCAGACAAAGAAAAAAGAAAAAAAATTGAGAAGGCCATTTCCCTTATTCAATACCTTATCCATCCTTCACCTCAGTGGGAAATATTACTCAGTTCCTTGGAAAATATCCCTCTGCTTACTCCTAAGTGGCGAAAAATTTTCAAAAAGAAAGGAATTTTTACTCTGGAAGACTTGCTTTATTTTCTGCCTACTCATTATGAAGACCATCGTCACTTTAAATACATAAAAGACATCCAACCAAACCAGACTGTGGTCGTCCGAGGGAAAATCATAGTTAGTGGTGTTTTGCCAGTAAAACAGGGAAGACGTAAGTTATATAAAGTAGTTATTAGTGATGGCACAGGACAACTGGCAGGGGTGTGGTTTAATTATCAACTAAAATATATGCAGGCTGAATTTAAACCTGGACGGGAAGTTACATTTAGTGGTTTAGTGCGTCACTATGGTTGGGAAAAAGTTATACATCATCCCGATGTAAGTTGGGATAGAGAAATAAAACTAGAGATTGTGCCTGTATATCCTGAAATAGATGGAATATACCCTAAACAGACGCGGAATTTAATGCAAAGGATTATTCTAAAATATGTCCATTTTCTGGGATGTCCGTTACCATTAAGCTTGCGTCAAAGATACAAATTATCTCCTTTATGGGAAGCAGTTTTTCACCTTCATCATCCTCCAGCAAATGTTTCTGTTAGGGAACTTAACCAGGATACTTCCCCTTACCACCGGACCTTAAAATTTATTGATTTTTTCTGTTTGGAGTTGGGTCTAGCCATTAAACGCAAGGCATATTCTCAGAAACAGGGCATCTCACTTAAGCCATCTTATTTATATATAGAGCCGTTTTTAAAAAGTCTTCCTTTTATTTTGACTAATGGACAAAAGCGAGTCTTTGAAGAAATTAAACAAAATATGGCTTCTTCCCGTCCTATGCATCGTCTTTTGCAGGGAGATGTAGGCAGTGGAAAAACCATCTTGGCCTTATTAGCCACACTTATCGCCATTGAATCCGGATACCAAGTAGCCATCATGGCCCCAACAGAAATCCTGGCTGAACAGCACTTTGAAAATGCTCAAAGATTGTTAAAAAACCTCCCTATAAAATTGGCGCTCCTTACTAGCCAACTAAAATCCAAGGAAAAACAGGCAATTTATGAAGGCATTTTAAAAGGTAGATATCAACTGGTCATAGGTACTCATGCTTTAATCCAGGAAGGAGTGGAATTTCAGCGTTTGGGCCTGGTTATTATTGATGAACAACACCGCTTTGGGGTGGCTCAACGGGCTACATTAGTAGCAAAAGGTGTTACCCCAGATGTATTGGTGATGACTGCTACCCCTATCCCTCGCACCTTAGCCATGACCTTATATGGTGACTTAGATATTTCTATCCTGGACGAAATGCCACCTGGGCGAAAACCAGTAGAAACGATGCACTTCTGGGAAAAAGACCGAGAGCAAGTATATCGGTTTCTGGAAGAAAAACTCCGTGAAGGTGTTCAGGTTTATATTGTCTATCCCCTTATAGAAGAATCAGAAATATTGGAGTTAAAGGCAGCTACTACTATGTATGAAACTTTAAAAAAGCGCTTTAGTCAATATAAACTTGCCCTTTTGCATGGTCGGATGAAAGCAGAGGAAAAACAAGAAATAATGACCCTCTTTCGCACTGGGAGCATTGACATATTAGTAGCCACTACTGTGATTGAGGTAGGAGTGGATGTGCCTCAAGCCAGTGTAATGGTCATTGAACATGCTGAGAGATTTGGGCTAGCTCAATTGCATCAATTAAGGGGACGAGTAGGCCGGGGGACAGACCAAGCCTATTGCCTTTTACTTACACCAGAAAAAATTACTTCATTGGCCAAACAGCGCTTAAAGGCCATTATAGAAACAAATGATGGTTTTAAGATTGCTGAGGCAGATCTGCGGCTGCGGGGACCAGGAGAAATTCTAGGTACCAAACAAGCTGGTTTTCCCGAACTTCGCTTTGCTGATATGATTAAAGACATAGAAATCTTAAAACAGGCTAGAGAAGCTGCTTTTCATATCATAGCCACTGACCCTGAACTTCAGTCTTCAGAATATAAATATTTAGCATCATACCTCAGGCATTACTGGGGAGAAAAACTAAAACTGGGGATGGTGGGATGA
- the rimP gene encoding ribosome maturation factor RimP yields the protein MSLYTEKIIKKVKKLVMPILGDEGLELVDVEFQREKQGWVLRVYIDKPGGVTLDDCTDISYQLSAVLDVEDLIDTSYTLEVSSPGLTRPLKELSDYERYKGQLVKIKTYKPIDGKKVFRGKLIGLENEIVKIENEKGEHEIPFKIIAKANLNFEL from the coding sequence TTGAGTTTATATACGGAGAAAATTATAAAAAAGGTTAAAAAGTTAGTTATGCCGATTTTAGGAGACGAAGGCTTGGAATTAGTTGATGTTGAGTTTCAAAGAGAAAAACAAGGTTGGGTCTTACGGGTGTATATTGATAAGCCCGGGGGGGTAACTTTAGATGATTGCACAGACATAAGTTACCAATTAAGTGCTGTTTTGGATGTGGAAGACCTTATTGATACTAGTTATACGTTGGAAGTTTCTTCTCCTGGTCTTACCCGACCACTTAAAGAGCTAAGTGATTATGAAAGATATAAAGGGCAATTAGTAAAGATTAAAACTTATAAACCCATAGATGGAAAGAAGGTATTTAGAGGTAAATTGATTGGTTTAGAAAATGAAATAGTGAAAATTGAGAATGAAAAGGGAGAACACGAAATTCCTTTTAAAATTATTGCAAAGGCAAATTTAAATTTTGAGCTTTAG
- a CDS encoding DUF5752 family protein produces the protein MNNKEPKIQPFAVKDCALIAIATGIQAYNLRELKDKLTNIHPGSIYYHFWGSLLFPRFEEPEFINDFAAWAYYSLHDQALAERLAVIDPTKFADIEELRQELIEEIEERLYESEIVPWARPGEQFHFKRSQIVVFDTSKRITEPKELSTVLPTFTEGSVFYHFIDARRRTSGGEDDFRAWLVGFGDTYTDLCHLIANIDPYFTTLAELRCKLSDLFQTYFRER, from the coding sequence ATGAACAATAAAGAACCTAAAATTCAGCCTTTTGCTGTAAAAGATTGTGCCTTAATTGCCATTGCTACTGGGATTCAGGCATATAATTTGAGAGAATTAAAAGATAAACTGACTAATATTCACCCAGGAAGTATTTACTATCACTTTTGGGGCAGTCTTTTGTTTCCCCGTTTTGAAGAGCCAGAATTTATTAATGACTTTGCTGCCTGGGCGTATTATTCTCTTCATGACCAGGCTTTAGCCGAGAGACTGGCGGTTATTGATCCTACGAAATTTGCTGATATAGAGGAATTGCGTCAAGAATTAATAGAAGAGATAGAAGAAAGACTTTATGAAAGTGAGATTGTTCCATGGGCAAGGCCAGGTGAACAATTTCATTTTAAACGCTCACAAATTGTGGTATTTGACACTTCTAAGCGTATTACAGAACCAAAAGAACTTTCAACTGTTTTACCCACTTTCACCGAAGGTAGTGTTTTCTATCACTTTATAGATGCTAGAAGACGCACATCAGGAGGAGAAGATGATTTTCGGGCTTGGCTTGTTGGCTTTGGGGATACATACACTGATTTGTGTCATCTAATTGCTAATATCGATCCCTATTTTACTACTTTAGCAGAACTGCGGTGCAAACTTTCAGATTTATTTCAGACTTACTTTAGAGAGAGATAA
- a CDS encoding MarC family protein, which produces MEVAFIIKVFVSIFIIVDPIGLIPGFIALTASYSQSKIKTTVWETTLTLILVLTVFTLFGNDILNFFGITIPAFRIAGGIIIFMIAWQMLQAKQTRLKISPEEEVYSKEQEKIGIVPLGIPMLAGPGAITTVIVLSGEKQILAKFIILGSVLATAFLTYFILLFAKRFSDWLGPTGLYIFTRLMGLILAAIAVQFVIDGIRILSF; this is translated from the coding sequence ATGGAAGTAGCATTTATAATAAAGGTCTTTGTTTCCATATTTATTATTGTTGATCCTATTGGACTTATTCCAGGATTTATTGCTCTTACTGCTTCTTATTCTCAATCAAAAATAAAGACTACTGTGTGGGAAACTACTTTAACCCTTATTTTAGTACTCACAGTTTTTACTCTTTTTGGCAACGACATTCTTAACTTTTTTGGTATTACCATCCCTGCTTTTAGAATTGCTGGCGGGATAATTATTTTTATGATTGCTTGGCAAATGCTTCAAGCTAAACAAACAAGATTAAAAATATCTCCTGAAGAAGAGGTATATAGTAAGGAACAAGAAAAAATTGGTATTGTTCCCCTGGGTATTCCTATGCTGGCTGGACCAGGCGCTATTACTACGGTAATTGTCCTTAGTGGAGAAAAACAAATCCTTGCCAAATTTATAATTTTAGGGAGTGTCTTGGCTACTGCCTTCCTCACCTATTTCATTCTCCTATTTGCTAAACGTTTTTCTGATTGGCTGGGACCTACTGGTTTGTATATCTTTACCCGTTTGATGGGACTTATTCTAGCTGCTATTGCAGTCCAGTTTGTAATCGATGGGATAAGAATTCTTAGCTTTTAA
- the deoC gene encoding deoxyribose-phosphate aldolase → MKDIPYNKYVDYALLKPTVTPQEITKGCKEAIKHEFMSFFVPPGYVNLAVHNLKNTSVKVGTVIGFPMGYTDSKTKIYEAQQAVKNGAHELDIVIQIGWAKAGEYNKVTEEIISLRKNLPGDVILKAILELAYFSPSEKENLILALKDTPVAFLKTSTGFGPGGATIKDIKLMKRLLGREKGIKAAGGIKDAATFIQMINAGATRIGTSSGPLIIQELSAMAQCRMQNAN, encoded by the coding sequence ATGAAAGACATTCCCTATAATAAATATGTTGATTATGCCCTCTTAAAACCTACTGTTACACCCCAAGAAATTACTAAGGGGTGTAAGGAAGCTATAAAGCATGAGTTTATGTCCTTTTTTGTCCCCCCTGGATATGTTAATTTAGCTGTTCATAATTTAAAAAACACTTCTGTAAAGGTAGGGACGGTAATTGGTTTTCCTATGGGTTATACCGATTCTAAGACCAAAATCTATGAAGCTCAACAGGCGGTTAAAAATGGTGCCCATGAATTGGATATAGTCATTCAAATTGGCTGGGCCAAGGCAGGTGAGTATAATAAAGTGACAGAAGAGATAATAAGTCTAAGAAAAAATCTTCCTGGAGATGTGATATTAAAAGCCATTTTAGAATTGGCCTATTTTTCTCCTTCTGAAAAAGAGAACCTAATTTTGGCTCTAAAAGACACTCCAGTGGCATTTTTGAAGACTTCAACGGGTTTTGGTCCTGGTGGGGCAACAATAAAGGATATTAAACTCATGAAAAGGCTACTAGGAAGAGAAAAAGGTATTAAGGCAGCAGGGGGTATAAAAGATGCCGCCACTTTTATCCAAATGATAAATGCCGGTGCCACCCGTATTGGGACCAGTAGTGGACCTTTAATTATACAAGAGTTAAGCGCAATGGCTCAATGCAGAATGCAGAATGCAAATTGA
- a CDS encoding manganese-dependent inorganic pyrophosphatase: protein MPVYVAGHKSPDTDAICAAIAYAHLKKKRGMDAVAVRLGDLNPETEFVLNKFGIPVPELMTDATGKKFIIVDHSETTQSPDNMDKGEIVEIVDHHKLGDLTTPNPIFFLSMPVGCTCTVVKKLYDYLGIEIPKEIAGIMLSAILSDTVMFKSVTTTDEDKERAKELAEIAGIADIEAYAMEMFKAKSAVAGKTPRELIFRDFKDYVMSGKKVGAAQLEVVDLSLLADIKDDLYEELKKVKEEGRHSVFLMLTDIMKEATELLVVTDEPSVVEKAFGIPLEGKSVWLEKVMSRKKQLVPPLEKAFAEI from the coding sequence ATGCCAGTATATGTCGCAGGTCACAAAAGTCCCGACACGGATGCCATATGTGCTGCTATTGCTTATGCTCACTTAAAGAAGAAACGGGGTATGGATGCAGTAGCTGTGCGGTTAGGTGATTTGAATCCTGAAACTGAATTTGTTTTGAATAAATTTGGAATTCCAGTACCAGAACTGATGACAGATGCAACGGGGAAAAAGTTTATTATTGTGGACCACAGCGAAACCACTCAAAGCCCTGATAATATGGATAAAGGCGAAATTGTAGAAATTGTAGACCATCATAAGCTTGGAGATTTAACCACACCCAATCCTATCTTTTTCTTATCTATGCCTGTGGGTTGCACTTGCACTGTAGTAAAGAAACTTTATGATTACTTAGGGATAGAAATTCCTAAGGAAATCGCCGGAATTATGTTATCGGCGATTTTAAGTGATACTGTAATGTTTAAATCAGTTACTACCACTGATGAAGATAAAGAGAGGGCCAAGGAATTGGCAGAAATTGCAGGCATTGCAGATATAGAAGCCTATGCCATGGAAATGTTCAAGGCCAAATCAGCGGTTGCTGGCAAAACGCCTAGAGAATTAATCTTTAGAGACTTTAAAGATTATGTAATGTCAGGCAAAAAAGTGGGGGCAGCACAACTAGAAGTAGTAGATCTATCTCTATTGGCCGACATAAAAGACGACCTTTATGAAGAACTAAAAAAGGTAAAAGAAGAAGGAAGGCACAGTGTATTTCTCATGTTAACCGATATAATGAAAGAAGCGACCGAGTTGTTGGTAGTGACTGATGAGCCGAGTGTAGTGGAAAAGGCCTTTGGTATTCCCTTAGAAGGGAAGTCTGTATGGCTAGAAAAAGTGATGAGCCGTAAAAAACAACTTGTTCCTCCTTTAGAAAAAGCCTTTGCTGAGATATAA
- a CDS encoding M23 family metallopeptidase — MDYLRKEKWIIFLLLSFTFFVYLRAKTSQGALKSLPAFDYLNWKQDIILQERNIEHTFRKNESIYQVLINKYKIHPNLTQELVKNLKKLVAINKIRPNDKLYLTFFQNNLKELTFSSSPEKRYIFFITPFGIKSLIQTIPCHVFLASAKGEITTNLYLSALSHNINPQLILELADIFCWDINFFTDLRPGDKYQFIYEKIYVNGQFSRYGRILAAKFVNQGRCFEAYYFETSPGKGSYYDSKGRPLQKAFLKAPLRYKRISSGFSYHRRHPILGIVRPHLGIDYAAPTGTPVESIADGKIVYIGWKGDYGKFIKIRHNHRYSSTYGHLSRFAKGLKRGSWVKQGQVIGYVGMTGLATGPHLDFRFLVGNRFINYLKFSAPPASPLPKRLYLSFKKQIAYYQKLLETPTFQVRLKPDDVWKG; from the coding sequence ATGGATTACCTAAGAAAGGAAAAATGGATTATTTTTTTATTGTTATCTTTTACGTTCTTTGTTTATCTTAGAGCAAAGACTTCTCAAGGGGCCCTGAAATCTCTCCCTGCCTTTGATTACCTCAATTGGAAGCAAGACATAATTTTACAAGAGAGGAACATTGAACATACTTTTAGGAAGAATGAGAGTATTTACCAAGTCCTTATAAACAAATACAAAATTCATCCCAATCTTACCCAGGAATTAGTAAAAAATTTAAAAAAACTAGTGGCAATAAATAAAATAAGACCAAATGACAAATTATACCTCACCTTCTTTCAAAACAATTTGAAAGAACTCACATTTTCAAGTTCTCCTGAGAAAAGATATATTTTTTTTATCACACCCTTTGGCATAAAGAGTCTTATTCAAACTATTCCCTGCCATGTATTTTTAGCCAGTGCTAAAGGAGAAATCACAACAAATTTATATTTATCTGCATTAAGTCATAATATTAATCCTCAACTAATCCTTGAGCTTGCAGACATCTTTTGCTGGGACATAAATTTTTTTACAGACCTAAGACCAGGTGATAAATATCAATTTATATATGAAAAAATCTATGTCAATGGTCAATTTTCACGCTATGGTCGTATCCTAGCCGCCAAATTTGTGAATCAAGGTAGATGCTTTGAGGCCTATTATTTTGAAACATCTCCTGGTAAAGGCAGTTATTACGATTCTAAAGGGAGACCTTTACAAAAGGCCTTCCTCAAGGCCCCCTTACGCTATAAGCGGATTAGTTCTGGTTTTTCTTATCATCGGCGGCATCCAATTTTAGGAATTGTGCGTCCTCATTTAGGGATAGATTATGCGGCTCCTACAGGCACCCCTGTGGAATCCATAGCAGATGGCAAAATCGTTTATATAGGTTGGAAAGGAGATTATGGTAAATTTATCAAAATTAGACATAACCATCGTTATTCCAGCACTTATGGCCATTTAAGTCGTTTTGCTAAAGGACTAAAAAGAGGGAGTTGGGTGAAACAAGGTCAGGTTATTGGTTATGTAGGAATGACCGGACTGGCCACTGGACCCCACTTAGACTTTCGGTTCTTGGTTGGCAATAGATTTATCAATTATTTGAAATTTAGCGCTCCCCCTGCCTCACCTTTACCAAAAAGACTATATCTCAGTTTTAAAAAACAAATAGCTTATTACCAAAAGCTGTTAGAAACACCTACTTTCCAAGTAAGATTAAAACCTGACGATGTTTGGAAAGGCTAA
- a CDS encoding bifunctional alpha,alpha-trehalose-phosphate synthase (UDP-forming)/trehalose-phosphatase, whose translation MNKLVFVSNRLPFTIVKRKGSFHLQPSAGGLATGLSSFYKAYQAIWVGWSGVAKEKIKGSEREKFEKRLKAENCYPVFLSQSDIENFYHGFCNKTIWPLFHYFPLYTVHSKRLWEAYKRVNEIFCDEVAKVAQEDDIIWIHDYHLMLLPQFLRDRFPEATIAFFLHIPFPSFEIFRLLPWRREILRGLLGADLIGFHTYDYVRHFLESASSLIGCEHSFGHITAENRVIRVDAFPMGIDYQRFARAAKNPKVKQEIQRIRHIVKTRNMVLSVDRLDYTKGIPQRLEAFDLFLEKNPKYKEKITLVLVAVPSRTNVEQYKLLKAELDELVGKINGKHGTIGWIPVWYLYRCLSFTSLVALYNIADVALITPLRDGMNLIAKEFIASKMDDRGVLILSEMAGAAKELGEAIIINPNNKERIVNALKEALEMKEEEQIERNKIMRRRLQRYNVVRWANDFMDRLSYVKKIQQELLVRKFTPVIKENLIRDYLKADKRLILLDYDGTLISFAEKPERASPDAQILKTLEMLTKIPGNKVVIISGRDKETLEKWFGHLKLGLIAEHGVWVREKEWEMLEPLRNDWKEEIRPILELYVDRTPGSFIEEKEFSLVWHYRKADPELAQLRARELRDALLHITGNFNLGVLEGNKVMEVKNAGINKGKAALKWVSKEKWDFILAIGDDWTDEDVFSILPPWAYSIKVGLSPSKARFNIGSLYEVRSLLKTLGEKEISHEQ comes from the coding sequence GTGAACAAACTGGTATTTGTTTCTAACAGGTTACCTTTTACTATAGTAAAAAGAAAAGGCAGTTTCCATCTTCAGCCAAGTGCAGGCGGACTGGCTACAGGTTTAAGTTCCTTTTATAAAGCATATCAAGCTATATGGGTAGGATGGTCAGGCGTTGCTAAAGAAAAGATAAAAGGGAGCGAAAGAGAAAAATTTGAAAAAAGATTAAAAGCTGAAAATTGTTATCCTGTATTTCTTTCTCAATCTGATATAGAAAATTTTTATCATGGTTTTTGTAATAAAACTATTTGGCCACTTTTTCACTATTTTCCCCTGTATACAGTCCATAGCAAAAGATTGTGGGAGGCTTATAAACGGGTAAATGAAATCTTTTGTGATGAAGTGGCAAAAGTGGCCCAAGAGGATGACATAATTTGGATACACGATTATCATTTAATGTTATTGCCCCAATTTTTGAGAGATAGGTTTCCAGAAGCAACCATAGCATTTTTCCTTCATATTCCCTTTCCATCCTTTGAAATTTTTCGTCTGCTTCCCTGGCGGAGGGAAATTTTAAGAGGTCTGTTGGGGGCAGACCTTATAGGCTTCCACACTTATGACTATGTCCGCCATTTTTTAGAAAGTGCTAGTTCTTTGATAGGTTGTGAACATAGTTTTGGACATATTACTGCCGAAAATAGGGTGATAAGAGTAGATGCATTCCCCATGGGTATTGATTATCAACGTTTTGCCAGGGCAGCAAAAAACCCCAAGGTAAAGCAAGAAATTCAAAGGATTCGCCACATTGTTAAGACGCGAAATATGGTTTTATCCGTTGACCGTTTGGATTATACTAAAGGTATACCTCAAAGACTGGAGGCATTTGACCTTTTTTTAGAAAAAAACCCAAAATATAAAGAAAAAATTACTCTGGTGCTGGTAGCTGTGCCATCTCGGACAAATGTAGAGCAATATAAGTTGTTAAAAGCGGAGTTAGATGAGCTTGTAGGTAAGATTAACGGGAAACATGGGACTATCGGCTGGATACCTGTTTGGTATCTTTATCGTTGTTTATCCTTTACCAGTTTAGTTGCCTTGTATAATATTGCTGATGTTGCCTTAATTACTCCATTAAGGGATGGGATGAACTTGATAGCAAAGGAGTTTATTGCTTCTAAAATGGATGACCGTGGTGTATTGATTCTCAGCGAAATGGCTGGAGCAGCAAAGGAGTTGGGAGAGGCTATTATTATAAACCCTAATAATAAAGAGAGAATTGTAAATGCCTTAAAAGAGGCATTGGAAATGAAAGAAGAAGAACAAATAGAACGAAACAAGATAATGCGGAGGAGATTACAGAGGTATAATGTAGTAAGGTGGGCAAATGATTTTATGGATAGGCTTTCTTATGTTAAAAAAATACAACAGGAATTATTAGTGAGAAAATTCACTCCAGTTATAAAAGAGAACTTAATTAGAGACTATTTAAAAGCTGATAAACGTCTTATATTACTAGATTATGATGGAACCTTAATTTCCTTCGCTGAGAAGCCAGAGAGGGCAAGTCCTGATGCCCAAATTTTAAAAACTCTTGAAATGTTGACCAAAATCCCAGGAAATAAAGTAGTAATTATAAGTGGAAGAGATAAAGAAACATTGGAGAAATGGTTTGGGCATCTAAAGCTGGGACTGATTGCTGAACATGGTGTATGGGTTAGAGAAAAAGAGTGGGAGATGCTAGAGCCTTTGAGAAATGATTGGAAGGAAGAAATAAGACCCATTCTTGAACTTTATGTAGATAGGACACCTGGTTCCTTTATTGAAGAAAAGGAGTTTTCGCTAGTTTGGCATTATCGGAAGGCAGACCCCGAGTTGGCTCAATTGCGAGCTAGAGAATTAAGGGATGCCCTTTTACATATTACAGGTAATTTTAATTTAGGGGTTTTAGAAGGAAATAAGGTAATGGAAGTTAAAAATGCAGGTATAAATAAAGGAAAAGCAGCCTTAAAATGGGTTTCAAAAGAAAAATGGGACTTTATTCTGGCTATTGGAGATGATTGGACAGATGAAGATGTTTTTAGTATCTTACCTCCATGGGCTTACTCTATTAAAGTGGGTTTAAGTCCCTCAAAAGCCAGGTTTAATATAGGTTCTTTATATGAAGTAAGGTCTTTATTAAAAACATTGGGTGAAAAAGAAATATCTCATGAACAATAA